From a region of the Candidatus Eisenbacteria bacterium genome:
- a CDS encoding DUF3300 domain-containing protein, giving the protein MRTPGWQRLVARTVLVTFTTCLVACGGGQAEAPATTTTLAQAPTTIPPPPTTLPAPPPPPPPAPPPTLPAQAPEKLGKQELRDLVAPVALYPDVVLASLLPATTNPNQVHEAAQWVGQAQTVDNVPEDRGWDGSVVGLLQFPDVVRWLDNNPAWTDQMGQAVTYQQADVLNAIQDYRREVQNVGNLKSNQYQSVRTVGDDIRIEPAQPTVVYVPSYDPALAVQPQPVQPAYGVNPWIAFGGGVLVGALGAWALYSIFDDDDHDHYYYGGRGIRRYNNYYYNRGRRPGTVDWQPRPYPYRGRPQGWQHTQRLQYSQQPGRKGGALRPPMNAPGTQAPRPAEVRREMRQERQQQQLENRQQRQQQKLENQQQRREQKQENRQQRQTQQQERRQQQQQHQQEQQQRRQEQRQQQQDQRQQRQQQQQQWRQEQRQQQQQLQQQRQERRQEQHQQEQQQRQQRQQMQQEQRQERQQQGGGGGQGGGGQGQQQNKKKKQQQQN; this is encoded by the coding sequence ATGAGAACTCCTGGTTGGCAGCGTCTGGTAGCGCGAACCGTACTCGTGACCTTCACGACCTGTCTCGTCGCGTGTGGGGGTGGACAGGCCGAGGCGCCGGCAACCACCACGACGCTGGCACAGGCGCCCACCACGATCCCGCCGCCTCCGACGACGCTCCCCGCGCCGCCGCCTCCCCCTCCCCCAGCGCCGCCACCGACGTTGCCGGCGCAGGCGCCGGAGAAGCTCGGCAAGCAGGAGCTGCGCGACCTCGTCGCCCCGGTCGCCCTATACCCGGACGTGGTGCTCGCATCGTTGCTCCCGGCGACCACGAATCCCAACCAAGTGCACGAGGCGGCCCAGTGGGTGGGCCAGGCGCAGACCGTCGACAACGTTCCCGAGGACCGCGGCTGGGACGGCAGCGTCGTCGGACTGCTGCAGTTCCCCGACGTCGTTCGCTGGCTCGACAACAATCCGGCGTGGACCGACCAGATGGGTCAGGCCGTGACGTACCAGCAGGCGGACGTGCTGAATGCGATCCAGGACTATCGCCGCGAGGTGCAGAACGTCGGCAACCTGAAGTCGAACCAGTACCAGAGCGTCCGCACCGTCGGCGACGACATCCGGATCGAGCCGGCGCAGCCCACGGTCGTCTACGTGCCGTCGTACGATCCCGCGCTCGCCGTCCAGCCGCAGCCCGTTCAGCCGGCGTACGGCGTCAATCCGTGGATCGCGTTCGGCGGCGGCGTGCTCGTAGGCGCGCTCGGGGCGTGGGCGCTCTATTCGATCTTCGACGACGACGATCACGACCACTACTACTACGGTGGGCGCGGCATCCGGCGGTACAACAACTACTACTACAACCGCGGCCGGCGCCCCGGCACCGTCGACTGGCAGCCGCGGCCGTATCCCTACCGCGGGCGCCCGCAGGGCTGGCAGCACACGCAGCGCCTGCAGTACTCCCAGCAGCCCGGTCGCAAAGGCGGAGCGCTGCGTCCGCCGATGAACGCGCCGGGCACGCAGGCGCCGCGGCCCGCGGAGGTGCGGCGCGAGATGCGCCAGGAGCGGCAGCAGCAGCAGTTGGAGAACCGGCAGCAGCGGCAGCAACAGAAGCTCGAGAACCAGCAGCAGCGCCGCGAGCAGAAGCAGGAGAACCGGCAGCAGCGCCAGACGCAGCAACAGGAACGCCGGCAGCAGCAACAGCAACACCAGCAGGAGCAACAGCAGCGACGGCAGGAGCAGCGCCAGCAGCAGCAGGACCAGCGCCAGCAACGCCAGCAGCAGCAACAACAGTGGCGCCAGGAGCAGCGCCAGCAACAGCAGCAGCTCCAACAGCAGCGGCAGGAGCGCCGGCAAGAGCAACACCAGCAGGAGCAGCAGCAGCGCCAGCAACGCCAGCAGATGCAGCAGGAGCAGCGCCAGGAGCGCCAGCAGCAGGGGGGCGGCGGTGGTCAGGGTGGTGGCGGTCAGGGGCAGCAGCAGAACAAGAAGAAGAAGCAGCAGCAGCAGAACTGA
- a CDS encoding DUF1993 domain-containing protein: MTHDDAIRLFAKTLKNVEQWMDKATAFAKARSFDVDVLANARLAPDAFSFARQIQAGCDQAKYAAAYLGGKEAPSHPDTEQTFAELRERIRKCVAFLDTVQAKDLAGAGDRKVAPPWLGGKWLRGDDYLMHVAVPNFFFHATMAYAILRHNGVELGKMDYVGSLPARDG; the protein is encoded by the coding sequence ATGACCCACGACGATGCGATCCGCCTGTTCGCCAAGACCTTGAAGAACGTCGAGCAGTGGATGGACAAGGCCACTGCATTCGCCAAGGCCAGGTCCTTCGACGTCGACGTCCTCGCGAACGCGCGGCTCGCGCCCGACGCGTTCTCGTTCGCGCGCCAGATCCAGGCGGGGTGCGATCAGGCGAAGTACGCCGCCGCGTACCTGGGCGGCAAGGAGGCGCCGTCCCACCCCGACACCGAGCAGACCTTCGCCGAGCTGCGCGAGCGGATCCGGAAGTGCGTTGCGTTCCTCGACACCGTCCAGGCGAAGGACCTCGCCGGCGCGGGGGATCGGAAGGTGGCGCCGCCGTGGCTCGGCGGGAAGTGGCTCCGCGGCGACGACTACCTCATGCACGTCGCGGTGCCGAACTTCTTCTTCCACGCCACCATGGCCTACGCGATCCTGCGCCACAACGGCGTCGAGCTCGGCAAGATGGACTACGTCGGCTCGCTCCCGGCGCGCGACGGCTGA
- a CDS encoding GDSL-type esterase/lipase family protein gives MRPRRALNAIALATTLVVGGASRVHGAACRGAHWVGVWATSPSDALGPSFMDQTLRLVVNPTLGGTRVRVRLSNRFGSQSVTFGGGTIARRASGAELVPQTRRRLRFGRKRSVTIAPGTEVTSDPVRLRFEAFQDLAVSLHVQGASAPSTQHATALQTSYVSPVGGGDHTTAEVGTAFTKTLAIWPFLTDVEVRAPRRVGALVALGDSITDGLRSPTDQNLRYPDVLARRLAAAGTRLGVQIEGISGNQVLRDAAAPTFGPKLLDRLDRDVLDQAGASVVLLMEGTNDIGVPPPPGAAQVIDGLRTVIDRMRSAGLRVILGTLPPCKGFALALHGTPGAIAARNEINDWIRTGGAADAMVDFHAVLRDPTDPDRLAPEFDSGDHLHPSAAGYAAMANAIDLGLLVTTTCR, from the coding sequence TTGCGTCCACGACGTGCTCTGAACGCCATCGCGCTCGCGACGACGCTCGTCGTCGGCGGCGCCTCCCGAGTCCACGGCGCCGCGTGCCGCGGCGCGCATTGGGTCGGCGTGTGGGCGACGAGCCCGTCGGACGCGCTCGGTCCCTCGTTCATGGACCAGACGCTGCGCCTAGTCGTGAACCCGACGCTCGGCGGCACGCGTGTGCGCGTGCGGCTCTCGAACCGCTTCGGATCGCAATCCGTCACCTTCGGCGGCGGCACCATCGCGCGGCGCGCCTCCGGGGCGGAGCTCGTGCCGCAGACGCGACGGAGGTTGCGCTTCGGCCGCAAGCGATCGGTCACGATTGCACCCGGTACCGAGGTGACGAGCGACCCCGTGCGGCTGCGGTTCGAGGCGTTCCAGGACCTCGCCGTGAGCCTCCACGTGCAGGGGGCGAGCGCACCGTCGACCCAGCACGCGACGGCCCTCCAGACGTCGTACGTCTCGCCCGTGGGCGGCGGCGACCACACGACTGCCGAGGTGGGCACGGCCTTCACCAAGACGCTCGCGATCTGGCCGTTCCTCACCGACGTCGAGGTGCGTGCGCCGCGCCGCGTGGGCGCGCTCGTCGCGCTCGGCGATTCGATCACGGACGGGCTCCGAAGCCCGACCGACCAGAACCTCCGCTACCCCGACGTCCTGGCGCGTCGCCTCGCGGCGGCCGGAACGCGACTCGGCGTGCAGATCGAGGGCATCAGCGGGAACCAGGTGTTGCGCGACGCGGCGGCACCCACGTTCGGACCGAAGCTGCTCGATCGTCTCGACCGCGACGTGCTCGATCAAGCCGGGGCGAGCGTCGTGCTCCTCATGGAAGGCACGAACGACATCGGGGTCCCGCCGCCGCCCGGCGCCGCGCAGGTGATCGACGGCCTGCGCACGGTGATCGATCGCATGCGTAGCGCCGGGCTCCGCGTGATCCTGGGCACGCTGCCGCCGTGCAAGGGCTTCGCGCTCGCCTTGCACGGCACGCCCGGCGCGATCGCGGCGCGCAACGAGATCAACGACTGGATCCGGACCGGCGGCGCCGCCGACGCCATGGTCGACTTCCACGCCGTGCTGCGCGATCCGACGGACCCCGACCGCCTGGCACCGGAGTTCGACAGCGGCGATCACCTCCACCCGAGCGCCGCCGGCTATGCGGCGATGGCGAACGCGATCGATCTCGGCCTCCTCGTGACCACGACGTGCCGCTAG
- a CDS encoding PQQ-binding-like beta-propeller repeat protein codes for MRTRLITVLLVAACVMAAPSAAAPGTKPKDWAVYGHDLSNTRFAAREKRITRKTVTRLTPSWSKDGLVGVSGTPTVSGRTAYFGDWKGTVWAADAATGREIWHTQIGGFIVGAPAIDGAAVYASSGATLYRLDRATGAVEWKVVTNEHPFAQINASPVVVDGLVFQGVASFEVTIPKAEYTFRGSIGAYVAETGAEMWRLYTTPADPTAGAGVGVWSTPAVDRRRGLLYVGSGNTYAEPTAPLADSILAIDYKTGKLTWSRQFTRPDVFSAGNPQGKDADVGASPNLWRTKGRSLVGAGDKAGVYHALDRDTGEIAWETVLTPGSVFGGEIGSGALVDGKLVVVSNVGNPATNAPTNVAKVFALDPATGAVLWEAEDFPGKIFAPVGAARGVAFVGTDAATMAALDTRTGARLWTYTAPARTGCGPSIVNGRVLWGYGFTLFGPAGPGGVISFVLGR; via the coding sequence ATGCGGACGCGTCTGATCACCGTTCTGCTCGTGGCCGCGTGCGTGATGGCGGCGCCCAGCGCAGCGGCTCCGGGGACGAAGCCCAAGGACTGGGCCGTGTACGGCCACGATCTGTCGAACACGCGCTTCGCGGCGCGCGAGAAGCGGATCACTCGCAAGACGGTCACGCGCCTCACGCCGAGCTGGTCGAAGGACGGGCTCGTCGGCGTGTCGGGAACGCCCACCGTCTCCGGGCGTACCGCCTACTTCGGTGACTGGAAGGGCACCGTGTGGGCAGCCGACGCCGCGACGGGACGCGAGATCTGGCACACCCAGATCGGCGGGTTCATCGTCGGCGCGCCGGCGATCGACGGCGCAGCCGTCTACGCCTCGAGCGGCGCGACTCTCTACCGTCTCGACCGTGCGACCGGTGCCGTCGAGTGGAAGGTGGTGACGAACGAGCATCCGTTCGCACAGATCAACGCATCACCGGTGGTCGTCGACGGGCTCGTCTTCCAGGGCGTCGCCAGCTTCGAAGTCACGATCCCGAAGGCGGAGTACACCTTCCGCGGCTCGATCGGGGCGTACGTTGCCGAGACGGGCGCCGAGATGTGGCGCCTGTACACGACGCCCGCCGATCCGACGGCCGGAGCCGGAGTCGGGGTCTGGTCGACGCCCGCCGTCGATCGCAGGCGCGGCCTTCTCTACGTGGGCAGCGGCAACACCTATGCCGAGCCGACGGCGCCGCTCGCCGATTCGATCCTCGCGATCGACTACAAGACCGGCAAGCTCACGTGGTCGCGACAGTTCACCCGCCCGGACGTCTTCAGCGCGGGTAATCCCCAGGGCAAGGACGCCGACGTCGGCGCGTCGCCGAACCTGTGGCGCACCAAGGGACGGTCGCTGGTCGGCGCGGGCGACAAGGCCGGCGTGTATCACGCGCTCGACCGCGACACCGGGGAGATCGCCTGGGAGACGGTGCTGACGCCCGGCAGCGTCTTCGGCGGCGAGATCGGCTCGGGAGCCCTCGTCGACGGCAAGCTCGTCGTCGTCTCGAACGTCGGTAATCCGGCGACGAACGCGCCCACCAACGTCGCCAAGGTGTTCGCTCTCGATCCGGCCACGGGTGCCGTCCTCTGGGAGGCGGAGGATTTTCCCGGCAAGATCTTCGCGCCGGTCGGCGCCGCGCGCGGCGTGGCGTTCGTCGGCACCGACGCCGCGACGATGGCGGCACTCGACACGCGCACCGGCGCGCGGCTGTGGACGTACACCGCTCCGGCGCGGACCGGATGCGGCCCGTCGATCGTGAACGGCCGTGTCCTGTGGGGCTACGGCTTCACGCTGTTCGGGCCCGCGGGGCCGGGCGGCGTGATCAGCTTCGTGCTCGGCCGCTAG
- a CDS encoding VOC family protein: protein MIGYTTVGTNDLARAARFYDALLAELGAKRAMEMETFIAWATAPNTPMVAIIKPFDGKPATVGNGVMVALAASSKAQVDAIHKKALALGGKDEGAPGPRGPGFYAGYFRDLDGNKLNAFFIG from the coding sequence ATGATCGGTTACACGACCGTCGGAACGAACGACCTCGCACGTGCTGCGAGGTTCTACGATGCACTCCTCGCCGAGCTGGGCGCGAAGCGCGCCATGGAGATGGAGACCTTCATCGCCTGGGCGACGGCGCCCAATACTCCCATGGTCGCCATCATCAAACCCTTCGACGGAAAACCCGCCACGGTGGGCAACGGCGTGATGGTCGCGCTCGCCGCGAGCAGCAAAGCGCAGGTCGACGCGATCCACAAGAAGGCGCTCGCTCTCGGCGGCAAGGACGAGGGCGCACCGGGACCGCGCGGACCCGGGTTCTACGCCGGATACTTCCGCGACCTCGACGGCAACAAGCTGAACGCGTTCTTCATCGGCTAG